A single window of Sparus aurata chromosome 12, fSpaAur1.1, whole genome shotgun sequence DNA harbors:
- the LOC115593120 gene encoding caspase-3-like — protein sequence MLQWRGQMDHSRECNRAVLVSVAQFDYGVDLNRRPGAKKDVKELHRTLSRLGFKVDIHNDLSADEIYELFHKESRRPVKDCFLAVLSSHGEEGCVFGADGKPVRLSRIFSYFDNESMEKKAKVFLVQACRGHALDPTVEVDSADDSTESSFLQYLSLPVDATVMYATAPGYAAFMHPHNGSVFLQTFCTLLQEEGFRNLELTRLMTRLSHRVAYTFQAKGRVLGGKKEMPCLVTRLTREVFPFAEPKKDRGSAGLSATSLVHNDNTRTRTHSIS from the exons ATGCTGCAGTGGAGAGGACAGATGGATCACAGCAGGGAGTGTAACAGGGCAGTGTTGGTGTCGGTGGCTCAGTTTGATTATGGGGTGGATCTGAACAGGAGGCCCGGAGCCAAGAAGGACGTGAAGGAACTCCACCGCACCCTCAGCAGACTGGGCTTCAAGGTGGACATCCACAACGACCTGAGCGCAGACGAGATCTATGAGCTGTTTCACAAAG agaGCCGGCGGCCTGTGAAGGACTGTTTTCTGGCCGTCCTGTCGTCTCACGGGGAGGAGGGCTGTGTGTTTGGAGCCGATGGGAAACCCGTCAGACTGTCGCGGATATTCTCGTATTTCGACAACGAATCGATGGAGAAAAAGGCCAAAGTGTTCCTGGTACAG gcCTGTCGAGGACACGCTCTGGATCCTACTGTGGAGGTGGATTCAGCTGATGACAGCACAGAGAGCAGCTTCCTGCAGTATCTGTCACTTCCTGTAGATGCAACTGTGATGTACGCCACAGCACCAG GTTACGCAGCCTTCATGCACCCCCACAATGGTTCCGTCTTCCTCCAGACTTTCTGCACTTTGTTACAGGAGGAAGGCTTTCGGAACCTGGAGCTGACCCGCCTGATGACCCGCCTCTCCCACAGGGTGGCCTACACCTTCCAGGCCAAAGGTCGCGTCCTGGGCGGGAAGAAAGAGATGCCGTGCCTCGTGACACGACTGACCAGAGAAGTGTTCCCGTTCGCCGAGCCGAAGAAAGACAGAGGGTCCGCCGGGCTCTCGGCCACATCACTGGTCCACAATGACAACACCCGGACACGGACTCACTCCATCAGCTAG
- the LOC115593122 gene encoding tumor necrosis factor-like, with translation MAVSENTAEVVGLEERSVFVAGQKSSSGLRLQLSAAVLLVALLGIGCTGLLVWYCTRGPDVTTQLGRTEVPTNKVTAERTYSSSTMASVIIREKAAVHLEVEGFSKDDELMWRDSGGDAFAQGGLRLVNNAIVIPESGLYFLYSQAVFGVTCSYDAYVSQKILRYSDSFDAPRTLMFSSKSVCQDTNRQNGEVKVFEPIYLGGVFQLKEGDRLETTFYWTLDVQTDSGKTFFGAFAV, from the exons ATGGCAGTGAGTGAGAACACGGCGGAGGTGGTGGGTTTGGAGGAGCGGTCTGTGTTTGTGGCGGGTCAGAAGTCGTCCTCAGGGTTGAGGCTGCAGCTGTCTGCAGCTGTTCTCTTGGTGGCTCTTCTTGGTATCGGATGCACCGGGCTGCTCGTCTGGTACTGCACTAGAGGGCCGGATGTGACG ACACAGCTAGGCCGAACTGAAGTACCAACCAACAAAGTCACTGCTGAGAGAACAT atTCCAGCTCCACGATGGCGAGCGTCATCATCAGAGAGAAAGCAGCCGTCCACCTGGAAGTGGAAG GTTTCTCCAAAGACGATGAGTTGATGTGGCGAGACAGCGGCGGCGATGCGTTCGCCCAGGGTGGCCTCCGACTGGTGAACAACGCCATCGTCATTCCAGAAAGTGGCCTGTACTTCCTCTACAGCCAGGCGGTGTTCGGAGTCACCTGCAGTTACGACGCGTACGTAAGCCAAAAGATCTTACGCTACTCCGACTCCTTCGATGCTCCCCGTACGTTGATGTTCTCCAGCAAGTCGGTGTGCCAAGACACCAACAGGCAGAACGGAGAGGTCAAGGTCTTCGAGCCCATTTACCTCGGAGGAGTGTTTCAGCTGAAGGAGGGAGACCGACTGGAGACCACGTTCTACTGGACCCTGGATGTCCAGACCGACAGCGGCAAGACTTTCTTTGGTGCGTTCGCAGTTTGA
- the LOC115593121 gene encoding caspase-7-like yields MLQWRGQMDHSRECNRAVLVSVAKFDYGVDLDKRSGAKKDVKELHRTLSKLGFKVDIHNDLSADEIYELFHKESRQPVKDCFLAVLSSHGEEGCVFGADGKPVQLSRIFSYFDNESMEKKAKVFLVQACRGDALDDGVEVDSADDSTESSFLQYLSLPVDAAVMYATAPGYRAFRHPLNGSVFLQMFCTLLQEEGFRNLELTRLMTRLSHRVAYTFKAKGRDLGGKKEMPCLVTRLTREVFPFAEPGKDSGSAGLSAMSLVHNDNTRTRTHSIS; encoded by the exons aTGCTGCAGTGGAGAGGACAGATGGATCACAGCAGGGAGTGTAACAGGGCGGTGTTGGTGTCGGTGGCTAAGTTTGATTATGGGGTGGATCTGGACAAGAGGTCTGGAGCCAAGAAGGACGTGAAGGAACTCCACCGCACCCTCAGCAAACTGGGCTTCAAGGTGGACATCCACAACGACCTGAGCGCAGACGAGATCTATGAGCTGTTTCACAAAG agaGCCGGCAGCCTGTGAAGGACTGTTTTCTGGCCGTCCTGTCGTCTCACGGGGAGGAGGGCTGTGTGTTTGGAGCCGATGGGAAACCCGTCCAACTGTCGCGGATATTCTCGTATTTCGACAACGAATCGATGGAGAAAAAGGCCAAAGTGTTCCTGGTGCAG GCCTGTCGAGGAGACGCTCTGGATGAtggtgtggaggtggattcagCTGATGACAGCACAGAGAGCAGCTTCCTGCAGTATCTGTCACTTCCTGTAGATGCAGCTGTGATGTACGCCACAGCACCAG GTTACAGAGCCTTCAGGCACCCCCTCAATGGTTCCGTCTTCCTCCAGATGTTCTGCACTTTATTACAGGAGGAAGGCTTTCGGAACCTGGAGCTGACCCGCCTGATGACCCGCCTCTCCCACAGGGTGGCCTACACCTTCAAGGCCAAAGGTCGTGACCTGGGCGGGAAGAAAGAGATGCCGTGCCTCGTGACACGACTGACCAGAGAAGTGTTCCCGTTCGCCGAGCCGGGGAAAGACAGCGGGTCTGCCGGGCTCTCGGCCATGTCACTGGTCCACAACGACAACACCCGGACACGGACTCACTCCATCAGCTAG
- the dusp11 gene encoding RNA/RNP complex-1-interacting phosphatase yields MSRHNKKNGIPDRWLDYKAVGKRLHGTRFIAFKVPLKQALNHQLPHSDVFGPWELLDALNRENQELGLIIDLTFTTRYYKLEDVPDSLLFVKIFTAGHEVPSDDTILSFKRVVRKFLRDNPDNDKLIGVHCTHGLNRTGYLICRYLIDVDGMDPKQAIELFNLSRGHKIERQNYLKDLQHGRKRSNEGMEESDQEPMRGCAAHRPSESREERRPHHDDSRHHRSFPPRETIHRSHHHHHHNNGRLSPPPLRPPPSFYPPVGAALRSPYRWTAPHLDSPWRRPPRSEEAEWSSSSRRYDDRRRAPPSPPLSRYAPRWTNESSRHDRPDRPDRPDRPEEEWAGPRAGHRHSQPHRVYPYDYY; encoded by the exons ATGTCTCGACACAACAAGAAGAACGGGATACCTGACAG GTGGCTGGATTACAAAGCTGTGGGGAAAAGACTTCACGGGACTCGATTCATCGCCTTCAAAGTGCCTCTGAAACAG GCTCTGAACCATCAGCTGCCACACTCGGACGTCTTCGGCCCCTGGGAGCTGCTGGACGCTCTGAACAGAGAGAACCAAGAGCTGGGTCTGATCATCGACCTGACCTTCACCACACGCTACTACAAACTagag GACGTACCAGACTCTCTGCTGTTTGTGAAGATCTTCACAGCTGGTCATGAGGTTCCCAGTGACGACACCATCCTGAGCTTCAAACGCGTCGTACGGAAGTTTCTACGAGACAACCCAGATAACG ACAAGCTGATCGGAGTCCACTGCACCCACGGTCTGAACCGGACCGGCTACCTGATCTGcag gtatCTGATCGACGTCGATGGGATGGATCCTAAACAGGCCATAGAGT TGTTCAACTTGTCGCGAGGCCACAAGATAGAGAGACAGAACTACCTGAAGGACCTCCAGCATGGACGGAAGAGGAG taACGAGGGGATGGAGGAGTCGGATCAGGAGCCAATGAGAGGTTGTGCTGCTCATCGTCCGtctgagagcagagaggagagacgacCTCACCATGACGACTCCAGACACCACAG GTCTTTCCCTCCAAGAGAAACGATCCATCGCtcacatcatcaccatcatcacaaCAACGGgcgtctctctcctccaccgTTACGACCTCCACCTTCTTTCTATCCACCTGTGGGCGCCGCCCTCCGCTCGCCGTACCGATGGACCGCCCCTCACCTGGACAGTCCGTGGAGGAGACCTCCCCGCTCAGAGGAGGCGGAGTGGAGCTCATCGTCTCGCCGGTACGACGACAGAAGGAGAGCGcccccttcccctcccctctcccgcTACGCCCCACGCTGGACCAACGAGTCCAGCCGCCATGACAGACCTGACAGACCTGACAGACCTGACAGACCGGAGGAGGAGTGGGCGGGACCCAGAGCGGGTCACAGACACTCTCAGCCACACAGAGTCTACCCGTACGACTACTACTAG